DNA from Nitriliruptor alkaliphilus DSM 45188:
GTCGGTCCACGCCGCCGTCGCCTGCGCGGCGCCGACGTTCCACAGCGTCTCGAAGATCGGCAGGGCATCGCCGAGATCCGGGTCGGCGAGCTCGACGTGGGCGCCGAGGTCCGCCAGCAGATCGACCGCGGCGGCCACCGCCGCGGCGATCTCCGGCTCGACGACGATCCCGCCGAGGGTCGGGCTGAAGGCCACCCGCAGCCCCGCTACCCCGCCCTCGAGCTGGTCCACGAAGCGCCCCTCGGGGCGGCGTTGCGCGGTCGCGTCGCGCGGATCCGGGGTGGCCTGCACGTCGAGCATCAGGGCGGTGTCGGCGACCGTCCGGGTCATCGGGCCGTGGTGGGCCAGCGTGCCGTACGGGGTGGCGGGCCAGAGGGGCACGACGCCCTGGGTGGGCTTGAGACCGACGTGCCCGCAGAACGCCGCCGGGATGCGGATCGACCCGCCGCCGTCGCTGCCCGTCGCCAACGGCACCATCCCCGTCGCCACGGCGGCCGAGCTGCCGCCGCTGGAGCCACCGGCGGTCCGGGCAGGGTCCCACGGGTTGCAGGTGACGCCGGTCAGCGGCGAGTCGGTGACCGCCTTCCACCCGAGCTCGGGTGTGGTGGTCTTGCCCACGAGGACCGCGCCGTTGGCCCGCAGCGCCGCCACCGACGGCGAGTCCGTCGTGTCGAGGACGGCCGCGTCGGTCGTGAGCGACCCGCGGCGGGTCGCCCACCCCGTCACCAGCATCAGGTCCTTGATCGCCGCCGGGACCCCGTCGACGACGCCGAGCGGCGCACCGGCGGCCCACCGTCGTTGGGAGGCCAGCGCCGCGGCGCGTGCACCGTCGGCGTCCACGAAGCAGAACGCGTTGGTGACCTCGTCGACCTCGGCGATCCGGGCGAGACACGCGTCGGTCGCCTCGACCGGCGACAGGTCGCCGCGGGCGTACCGGGCGACCAGCTCGGTGGCCGGCAGGTCGGTGAGGGCCTCCATCGCGGCGCCGGTCGTCGGGGCGGTCACGCGGCCGTCGCCTTCTCGATCGCCTCGGTCACGATCGCGATCGCCGTGTCGACCTGTGCCTCGTCGACGACCAGCGGTGGGATCAGCCGCACGACCTGACCGTAGGCGCCGCACGCCAGCAGCAGCAGGCCCCGTTGCTCGGCCTCCTTGAGGACCCGCCCCGCGGCGGCACCGTCGGGCGCACCCTCCGGGTCGCGCAGCTCGACACCGACCATCAGCCCGCGCCCGCGCACGTCACCGACGGCGTCGATGTCCAGCGTGCTGCGACGCAGCCCGTCGAGCAGCCGATCGCCCAGCACCTCGGCGCGTGCGACCAGCCCCTCCTCGGCGACCACGTCCAGGGTCGCCAGCGCGGCGGCACAGGACACGGCGTTGCCACCGTACGTGCCGCCCTGCGAGCCCGGCCGCCCCTGCGCCATCAGCGCGGCGGGTGCGCCGAAGGTCGACAGGGGGAACCCGCTGGCCAGGCCCTTGGCCGAGACCACCAGGTCCGGGACGATGCCCGCGTGGTCGTGGCCCCAGAACCTGCCGGTGCGCCCGATGCCGGTCTGGATCTCGTCGATGACCAGCAGCATGCCGTGACGGTCGCACCGTTCACGCAACCCGCGGAGGAAGGCGTCCGGCGCGGGGACGTACCCGCCCTCGCCGAGCACCGGCTCGACGAAGATCGCCGCGGTCTCGTCCGGGGCGGTGTGGGTGGCGAGGAGGTGGTCGAGCTCGGCCAACGCGAACCGGGTGGCCTCCGCCTCGCTCCAGCCGTAGCGGTGGGCGGTCGGGAACGGGGCGGTGTGGACCCCGCCCATCAGCGGCGCCAGGCCGGAGCGGAGCGCCGTCTTCGAGGTCGTCATCGACAGCGCCCCCATGGTGCGTCCGTGGAACCCGCCGTCGAACGCGATGACGTTGGGTCGGCCGGTGGCCTGACGCACCAGCCGCAGGGCGGCCTCGACCGCCTCGGTGCCGGCGCTGGCGAAGAAGAACGCGTCGATCCCGGCCGGCATGACCTCGGTCAGCCGCTCGCTCAGCTCGAGCAGTGGCTGGTGGCGCACGGTCGTGTACTGGGCGTGCACGATCCGGCCGATCTGTTCCTGGGCCGCGGCCACGACCCGGGGGTGGCCGTGCCCGGTCGACAGCACCCCGATGCCGGCGGTGAAGTCGAGGTAGCGGCGGCCGTCGTGGCCGAACAGCTCGGCGCCCGAGCCGCCGACGGCGATGACGTCGCTGGACTGGCGCAGCAGCGGGGAGAGCATCGTCGCTCCTCGAAGGTGGACTCCCCGGGCTGTCCGGTCCCGCCGGTCGACGGTCGGTGCGGGCCGTGGGAGGCGGTGCTGGACACACGGTGGCAGCGGTGCGTAGGATTGTCAACAATCGTACGACCCGTGCCGACGGACCCGTGCGTCCTGCCACCGTCCCCACCCGCCTGTCACCGAGGAGCCCCGGTGTCCGTCACCCGAAGCCGCGACGCTGCGCCGCCCGACGAGCCGGCGGTGGGTGCCATCGCGCCGATCGCGCGTCGGACCACGGTGAGCCTCATCGCCGAGCGCCTGCGCGCGGGCATCGGGGACGGGACCTTCCCGGCGGGCGAGCAGCTCGGAGAAGCTCACCTCGCCGAGCAGCTGGAGGTCAGCCGCGGCCCGGTGCGCGAGGCGCTGCAACGGTTGATCCAGGAAGGTCTGCTGATCAGCCACCCGCACCGCGGCGTGTTCGTGGTCTCGTTGGGCGCGGCGGACGTCGCCGACGTCCATCTCGCTCGGCGGGCGGTCGAGACCGCAGCGGTCGAACGCGTGGCCGACGCCGTGCGGCGGGACGGCGGCGCCGTGCTGGCGCCTGCGCGGGCCGTGCTCGATCAGCTCGCGGCGGCCGCCGCCGAGGACGATTGGCCGGCGGTCGCTGACCTCGACCTCGAACTGCACCACGCGCTCGTCACGGCGGCCGACAGCCCGCGTCTGTCGCGGATGTACGCCACGCTGGTGGTCGAGACGCGGCTGTGCCTCGGTGCGCTCGAGCCGGCCTACCCCGTCCGCGCCGAGCTGGTCGACGAACACGCCGAGCTCATCGACGCGGTGGCCACCGGTGACGCCGCCATCGCGCGGCGGGTCCTCGAGCAGCACCTCGGCGACGGGGTCGACCGGCTGGCCGCGCGTACCCCCGACCCCGGATCCCCCGAGGAGTGAGCCGATGACGTCGAGGTACCTGGAGCTGCTGCTGCCGACCATCGGGGCCCGCGGGGTCGCCCGGTTGCTCGACGACCAGGCGCCACGGACCTGCGCGGCCGTGTGGAAGGCCCTGCCCCTCGAGGACGACCTCTACCACGCCAAGTACGCCCGCAACGAGGTCTACGCGTTCTTCTCGGCGCTCGCCGACCCACCGGTCGGACTCGAGAACCCGACCATCACCCCCATCCCCGGGGACCTGTGCTACTTCGAGTTCTCCTCGGGTCAGCTGCCCGCCGCCAGCTACGGCTACAGCGAGGACGAGGGCAGCGCGGGCCGCGACACGGTGGTCGACATCGCGCTGTTCTACGGCCGCAACAACCTGCTGATCAACGGCGACGTGGGGTACGTCCCGGGCAACGTCTTCGCGACCGTGGTCGAAGGTCTCGACGAACTGGCCGCCGCCTGCAACCGTGTGTGGCGTGAGGGTGCCGTCGGCGAACGGCTCCTGCTGCGCCGGTACGAGAGCTGAGGGAGGCCGCCATGGCCACACCCGTCGTCCGCTCGCCTCAGGGGTCGGTCCCCACGCGGTTCAAGGGGCCGGTGCGGTTCGACGAGGTCCCGGTCGACACCGACGCGATCGGCGTGGTGGTCCCGTTCGATTTCGAGCTGGACTGGGAGTACTGGAAGTACCTGCCCTCCCACGTCGAGCTGTTCTTCACCCGCACCCCGTACGTCCAGGCCCCGGTGGGGCTGGAGATGGCCCGGGCGTGCGGCCGTCCGAGCGTGGTCGCCAAGGGCGTCAAGGCGCTCGGGGCGGTGCGTCCCGCGTCGACCCTGTACGCCTGCACCTCAGGCAGCTTCGTCGACGGGCTCGCCGGTGAGGCGGCCATCCGCGAGGCGATGCTCCGTGCCGGTGCCCGCCGCGCGGTCACCAGCAGCGGCGCGGCGCTGCAGGCGCTCGATGCCGTCGGCGCCCGGCGGGTCTCGGTCGTGGCCCCCTACACCAAGGGCACCACCGTCAAGCTCGTCGACTTCCTCACCGAGGCCGGTGTGGTGACGGTCCGGGCCGCCTACCTGGGCCTCAACGGATCGATCAGCCGGGTCAGCCAGGCGACGATCGCTGAGCTGGTCCGATCGGCGGCGCACCCCGAGGCCGAGGCGATCTACGTCAGCTGCACGGCGATGCGGACCTTCGGGATGGTCGCCGAGCTGGAGCGCGAGCTGCGCGTGCCGATCCTGACCTCGAACCAGGTGTCGCTGTGGGCTGCCCTCTGGGAGGCCGACATCCTGCCGCGGGCGACCCAGGAGCACGGGTGGGTCATGGGCGGCGGCGACCCGATGAGCCGCTCGACCGCGCTGCTGTTGGCCGCGGCGGGGGCGTCACCGGCCGGGTTGGGTCACCGGCTCTGACGTGCCGGCTGCGAACAGCGTGCCGAGACCGTCGGCGCGGGCGGTGCGGCCGCTGAGGCGCAGCGCCTCGAAGACGGTCACCTGGTTGGCCGTCAGCACGGGCTTGCCGACCCTGGCCTCGAGCCGGTCGAGCAGCCGCACGGTGTGCAGCGCGGTGTCGGGCACGAGGATCGCCTGTGCCTCCGGGTGGTCGCCAGCGGCCACGAAGCCGACGGTCGCGTCCGCGTCCAGGGTGCCGACCTCGGCGGCGGTGACGATGCCCTGCGAACCGGTCGCGAGCACGGCCACGCCCGCGTGGTCGAGGAACGTCGCGAAACGCTGGGCGACGTCGGCGGGGTAGGTCGCGGCCACCGCGACCCGCGTGATGCCGAGCGCGGCCAACGCCGAGACGAACGCGAACGAGGTGCTCGACGCGGGTGCTCCGAGGTCCTGGCTCAGCGCGTCGACCTGCGCTCGCGCACCGTCCCAGCCGAACACGAAGCTCCCGCTGGTGCAGGCCCAGACGCCGACGTCGACCCCGCGCGCCTGCAGCTCCTTCGCGCCGGGTCGGAGCCGGTCGCGGCCGCCGATCTCCAGCAGCGCGTCCTCGCGATGGGCGTCCTCGCCCATCCCGGTGTGCACGACCTCGACGACGACCTGCGGGCCGAGCATGGCAGCGACCGCGGGGTAGTCGTCCTCGGCCGCGTGGCCCGGGTACAGGAACCCCAGCCGGACGGGTCCCGCGTCGTGTCGGTCGGCGGCGATGACAGGTACCGATCGTCGGGTCGCCCCCACCCTACGGTCAGCCGATGCTCCCGCGCGTCAGTCCTCGGTGGGGCGCGCGGTGATGGTGCCGATCTCGACGCACTCGACCCGGATCCCGTCGAGCTCCTCGGGCAGCGCGTGGGTGGCCGGCTGCGTGCGCACGTAGATGCGCAGGCACCCGTCCCCGATGCCGACGCCCTCGACCCCGTCCTGCTGCCCGAACCGGCGCTGCGCCTCCTGCTTGGCCGCCCGCAACTGCTCGATGGTGGGGCGGTCAGGGCCCGGCACAGCGGTGCTCCCGGTCGTCGATCACGCCGGCAGCGTACGACCGTCCGGGTCGGCCGCGCCCACGATCGTGGCGCCGAGCTCGGCGAGCACCACCTGGATGGGGTTGCAGAACGTGGTGTCGCCGCCCCCGGCGAACAGCAGGCCGACGGGCGCGTGCGACAGCCCATCGACCACGAGCGAGCCTGAGTCGCCGCCGTCGCTGAACGGTGTGCCCGCCCCGACCACCGCGAACTGGTCCTCGAAGCGCACCGTCCGGGTCCCGAAGCGGACCTGGATGTCGGCCGCGATGTCGAGCACGACCCCCACGGTGTGGCCGGTCGTCCGCCCGTGCTTGCGCACGGAGCGGTACAGCACCGCCTCGACCGGCTCGGTCAGCGGCGGACCGATGTCGACGATCTCGGGCAAGACGTCGGCCGGGTCGAGGAGCTCACCCACCGCGGCATCGACGGTGTTGCCGCCGTCGAACCGCAGCGGGACCATCGCGTGCAGCCGCGCGATGGGGTCGTCGGGGTCACCGCCGTCGGCCGGCCCCGGTTCGAGGATGGGGTCGCCGATCTCGGCGGCGTTCGAGTTCGCCAGGACGTGGTTGTTGGACAGGATGTAGCGACCCGGCGCGTCGGCGAGCTCGACCAGGCAGCCGAGGGTCCCGGCGGTCACGTCACGGTGGCCGACCGACACCCCGCAGGGCACGGGACGGCCCCGGGCGACGAGGTCACCCAGGGCGATCACGTCGGTGGGCACGCCGGCGACCTCGTCGGGCACGAGCTCGCGGGCGGTCAGCTCACGACGCGGCCGTTTCGTACGCACGTACACGCGGACCGCGAGGCCGTCGAGACCGCGGCCGACGACCTTGGCGCCGTACCCCACGCCGAGCAGGTTGCCGCGTGGCGGCAGCTGCATCGGTTCGTCCGCGGCGGCCGCCGCCGGGCCGAGCAGCGCCCTGAGCACCTCACGTTTGGAGGCCGCGGCCTCGGCCCGCAGCTCGCTGGCGTCCGACATCTCGGTCCTCTCCCCGTCGCGGCTGTCACGCGGCTGCGGCGCTGGTGCCGACCGGCGTGTGACGAGAGTGCATCACATGCCGGTGACATCAGCGCCGCTGGGTCTGGGTCAGCTGACGGGGGTGAGCTTGACCCCCTCGGCGTGCAGGACGCGCAGGCTGCGGGCGATGAAGGAGGCCATCTGGTCGCGGCGGACGGTCTGGGTCGGTTCGTAGGTGGTGGCGGTGCGGCCCTTGGCGATGTCGAGCTGCGCGGCGACGTCGATGTTGTCGGCGTGGGCGCTGCCGGCGGTGTCGGTGAACGGGCTCGGGCCGGTGGGGGCCAGGTCCTGTTCGAGGATGACCTCGAGGGTGCGGATCAGGAACGAGGCCATCTGCTCGCGGGTGACGGGGTTGGCGGGCGAGAACCGGTCACCACCGCGGCCCTGGACGATCCCGAGCTCAGCGAGCTGGTTGATCGCGAGCTCGTGGGTGCTGCCGTTGTCGTCGCTGAAGCGGTCCTTCGGGTTGGCGGGCAGCTCGACGCCGGAGGCCCGCAGGGTGCGTGCCAGGAAGGAGGTCATCTGGTCGCGGCGGACGTCGGCGTCCGGCTGGTAGGTGCCGTCGGTCTGGCCCTTGGCGATCCCGTAGCCGGCGACGCAGCCGATGGCGTCACCGTGCGGGGGGCCGGCCACGTCGGGGAAGGTCACCGCCGGGACCGCGGCGCAGGCCGGGTTGTCGTCCGTGGCTGCGGTGACGTCGATGGTGCGTGTCGGGGAGGTGGCGCTGTCGAACCCGGGGCCGGTGCGGCCGGCGTAGGAGTGCACCAGCCGGTAGGAGGCCGAGGCGGTCGGTGCGATGGTGAAGCTGACGTTGCCCTTGCTGTCGGTGGTGGTGGTGGCGATGGTGGCGAAGCTGCCGCCGGTGGGGCGACGCTGGAGTGTGACCTTCTGCCCGGTGACGGCGGCACCGCCGTCGGTGCGGGTCAGCTTGCCCGAGACGGTCACCTTCGAGAAGGCCGGCACCGACGAGGCGGACACGGCCGACGACAGCGACGTCGCGATCCGGGTACGTGCAGCCGGATTGGACAGCACAGCCAAGCTGCCTGGGGGTCCCTGGTCGGGGCTCTGGTCTTCGTAGTAGGTGCCCGGCTCGAGGAAGGTGTACCGGTTGACCGCGACGTAGCGGACCTCGGCTGGGGAGCCGAGGCAGGTGCGGGGCACCTTCACCGACGTGGTGAAGGTGGCCGCGTGGTAGGCGACCGTCCCGGAGCACGTGGCCTGGTCGGCGTTGTGGTGCCACACCTCGCCCACGTACGCGTCGTCCTCGACCCGGGCGTACACCACCAGGTCCGTGTCGGCGTCGCCGTCGATGTCGACGCGCCACGAGATCCAGGACCAGTCCTCGACCCGTGCGGCGTCCTCGAGCGGGTGTGGCCCGCCTGCGACCCGGGCGACGAAGGTGACGTCGTGGGTGCCGTGGGTGACCCCGGTCACGAGCAGATCAGCCGACTCAGGTACCGGGTGCGGTGCGCCCCCGTTCGTGGTCACGTCGCTGGCGGGGTCGGTGATCGTCACCGAGGTCGCGGTCGTGGCAGCGCCGGCCAGTGCGGCCGGCGCGGTCAGAGCGGTCAGCAACAGGATCCCGGTGAGCGGGCGGCGGATCGAGCGCGAACGGAGCACGAGGTTCCCTCTCGGAGGTCGGCGGCAGCGTGTACCGACGTGCGACCCAGGCAACGCCATGTCGAGGTCGGCGGCATGAGCAGCCGCTGCTCAGACCCGATCCGCCGCTACTCAGTCCGGGCCCGTCGTTACTCACTCACGTCCGCGCGGGACGCTGCGGCGCTGGTGCCGACCGGCGTGTGAGGAGAGTGCATCACATGCCGGTGACATCAGCGCCGCTGGGTCTGGGTCAGCTGACGGGGGTGAGCTTGACCCCCTCGGCGTGCAGGACGCGCAGGCTGCGGGCGATGAAGGAGGCCATCTGGTCGCGGCGGACGGTCTGGGTCGGTTCGTAGGTGGTGGCGGTGCGGCCCTTGGCGATGTCGAGCTGCGCGGCGACGTCGATGTTGTCGGCGTGGGCGCTGCCGGCGGTGTCGGTGAACGGGCTCGGGCCGGTGGGGGCCAGGTCCTGTTCGAGGATGACCTCGAGGGTGCGGATCAGGAACGAGGCCATCTGCTCGCGGGTGACGGGGTTGGCGGGCGAGAACCGGTCACCACCGCGGCCCTGGACGATCCCGAGCTCAGCGAGCTGGTTGATCGCGAGCTCGTGGGTGCTGCCGTTGTCGTCGCTGAAGCGGTCCTTCGGGTTGGCGGGCAGCTCGACGCCGGAGGCCCGCAGGGTGCGTGCCAGGAAGGAGGTCATCTGGTCGCGGCGGACGTCGGCGTCCGGCTGGTAGGTGCCGTCGGTCTGGCCCTTGGCGATCCCGTAGCCGGCGACGCAGCCGATGGCGTCACCGTGCGGGGGGCCGGCCACGTCGGGGAAGGTCACCGCCGGGACCGCGGCGCAGGCCGGGTTGTCGTCCGTGGCTGCGGTGACGTCGATGGTGCGTGTCGGGGAGGTGGCGCTGTCGAACCCGGGGCCGGTGCGGCCGGCGTAGGAGTGCACCAGCCGGTAGGAGGCCGAGGCGGTCGGTGCGATGGTGAAGCTGACGTTGCCCTTGCTGTCGGTGGTGGTGGTGGCGATGGTGGCGAAGCTGCCGCCGGTGGGGCGACGCTGGAGTGTGACCTTCTGCCCGGTGACGGCGGCACCGCCGTCGGTGCGGGTCAGCTTGCCCGAGACGGTCACCTTCGAGAAGGCCGGCACCGACGAGGCGGACACGGCCGACGACAGCGACGTCGCGATCCGGGTACGTGCAGCCGGATCGGACAGCACGGGGGTGCCGCCCCCCTGGTCGGGGGCCCAGTCGTGATAGGCGGTGTCCGGTGCACTGACCATGTACCGGCTGTAGGCGTAGACCCGGATCTCGGCTGGTGAGTCGAGGCAGGTGCGGGGCACCTTCAGAGACGTGGTGAAGGTGGCCGCGTGGTAGGCGACCGTCCCGGAGCACGTGGCCTGGTCGGCTTGGGAGTGCCACACCTCGCCCACGTAGGCGCCGTCCAGGACCTGGACGGATGCCCAGAACTCCGCGGTGGCGTCGCCGCCGGTGTCCACGGCCCAGTTGATCATGGACAGCTCTTGGTCACGGACGCCATCCTCGAGCGGGTGGGGCCCGCCTGCGACCCGGGCGACGAAGGTGACGTGGTTGGTGCCGTGGGTGACGCCCGCGGCGACCAGATCGGCGGCACCGGGGGCGGGCAGCGGCGCGCCGCTGCGTGCCTCCGCGTCGCCGACAGGGTCGGTGACCGTGACCGACGTCGCGGTCGTGGCGGCGCTGGCCGCCGTGATCGGTGCGCCCAGCGCGGACAGGGCGGTGAGCGCGAGGAGTCCGGCGAGCGGGCGTCGGATGAGGCGTTGGCGGTTCACAGAGGTCCCTCCGGGGAGTCGTCGGTGCGGCAGGTCGATGTGCGCAGGCAACGCGAGCGCGAGGCCGGCGACGTGAGCAGCCGCTGCTCAGACCCGGTCCGCTGCTACCCAGTCCCGATCCGTCGTTGCTCACCCCACGTCCGGGCGGGACGCTCTGGGCGGGAGGCTCCGGGCTGGTCGGTAGCCTCGGGGTCGACCTCCCCCAACCTCCCCCGAACCGGAGCGAGCGCAGCCGTGGCCGAGTACTGCTATGTGATGAAGGGCCTGACCAAGACCGTGCCGGGCGGCAAGACGGTCCTGGAGAACATCTGGCTGTCGTTCCTGCCGGGGGTGAAGATCGGGGTCATCGGCCCGAACGGCTCCGGCAAGTCCTCGCTGATGAAGATCATGGCCGGCGTCGACACCCAGTTCGAGGGCGAGGCGTGGCCCGCCAAGGGCCTGTCCGTCGGCTACCTGCCGCAGGAGCCCGAGCTCGACGAGTCCAAGAACGTGCGGGACAACGTCCTGTCGGGCATGGGCGAGACCGCGGGCCTCGTCGGTCGGTTCAACGAGCTGACGGCCAAGCTGTCCGAGCCCCTCGACGACGACGAGATGCAGAAGGTCTACGACGAGATGGGCGAGGTGCAGGACGCGATCGATGCGGCCGACGCCTGGGACCTCGACCGCACCATCGAGATCGCGATGGACGCCCTACGCGTCCCCGACGTCGAGGACGTCAGCGTCCTGTCCGGCGGCGAGAAGCGCCGCGTCGCGCTCTGCAAGCTGCTGCTGAGCAAGCCCGACATCCTCCTGCTCGACGAGCCCACCAACCACCTCGACGCCGAGACCGTCGCCTGGCTCCAGCGCCACCTCGCCGACTACGCCGGCATGGTGGTGGCCATCACCCACGACCGCTACTTCCTCGACGAGGTGGCCGAGTGGATCCTGGAGCTCGACCGGGGCAAGGGCTTCCCGTTCGAGGGCAACTACTCGGGGTGGCTCGAGCAGAAGCGTGAGCGCCTGCGCCAGGAGGAGCGCGAGGAGTCCGCCCACCAGCGCCAGCTCGCCGAGGAGGCCGAGTGGGTCAAGGCCTCGCCGCAGGGGCGGCGCACCAAGGCCAAGGCGCGCGTCCAGGCCTACGAGTCGATGCTCAACCAGGACCGGCCGAAGCAGATCACCAAGCCCATCATCATGATCCCCGAGGGTCCGCGCCTCGGTGACGTGGTGGTCGACGCCAAGGGCGTCATGAAGGGCTTCGGTGACAAGCTGCTCTACGAAGACCTGACCTTCACGCTGCCGCCCGGCGGCATCGTCGGGATCATCGGTCCGAACGGTGCCGGCAAGACCACCCTGTTCCGCATGATCGTCGGCGAGGAATCCCCCGACGAGGGCGAGCTGCGCGTCGGCGAGACGGTCCAGCTGAGCTACGTCGACCAGTCCCGTCAGGAGCTCGACCCCGCCAAGAGCGTGTTCGAGGAGATCACCGGCGGCGGCGACTGGGTCAAGCTCGGGCGGACCGAGATGGCCTCGCGCGCCTACGTGGCCGCGTTCGGGTTCAAGGGTGGCGAGCAGCAGAAGAAGCTCGGCACGTGCTCGGGCGGTGAGCGCAACCGGGTCCACCTCGCCAAGCTCCTGCAGAACGAGGCCAACCTGCTGCTCCTCGACGAGCCCACCAACGACCTCGACGTCGACACCCTCCGCAGCCTCGAGGAAGCACTGCTCGAGTTCCCCGGCTGCGCGGTGATCACCAGCCACGACCGGTGGTTCCTCGACAAGGTCGCCACCCACATCCTCGCCTTCGAGGGCGATTCGGAGGTGACCTGGTTCCCCGGCGGGTACTCCGAGTACGAGGAGGACCTACGCAAGCGCAAGGGTGAGGACGCGCTGCAGCCCCACCGCATCAAGTACAAGCCGCTGACCCGCCGCACCAGCTGAGGGGAGCCCTCGTGGACGCCACCTCCGCGGTCGAGGGTCAGCTGGTGCTGATCAGCGACCGCCTGCTCGGCGACGACACCCGCGATCCGGGGTTCGTCGCGTTCGATCCGGATGACGCCGGGATGACCGTCGCTGGCGGCCGCACCGCCAGCGGGTGGGAGCTGTACGCCGGCGACGAGTCGGACGCCGAGCTCGAGGACATCGACCGCGTCCACGTCACCGAGCTCGAGTGGGCGCTCGAGCGCTACCCCACGCTCGCGTCCCTGGTGGCGACCCACGACGGGACCGCCGGCGCGTGGTTGGCCGAGGGCACCGGTTGGGTCGCCGTCGAGGATTGAGCGCGACGACGGGGCGAGCTTGACCTTCTCCTGGGACCGCGACAGCAAGGTGCTGATCATCGATGGCAGCGGGGACCCGGCCGGCCCGAACCTCGGGGCGCAGCGGGCGCACTTCGTCACCAGCGACGTGATCGCCTGGCCGTCCGCCATCGACGACGGGGCGACCTACCGGTTGCACCACGCGGCCCAGGGTGGGCTGGCTATCGCCGACGACGTGGTCACCGGCGGTGACGCCGTCGAGCTGTCCCCCGTCGCGGGAGGACTGCCCTCTGCCATCTCGGGCCGCGACGGGTTCCGCCACCTCGCTGGCCGCAGCGCCCTGTCGCTCGGCGTCGTACTGGACGACGAGACGCTGGACGCCTGGTTGACCGGGCAACTCGCGGTGTCGGCCACCTCGGCCGACGGTGAGCTGCTCGCGGCCACCGGCTTGCAGCTGCCCGGCGTGCTCGATGAGCGCTTCGCCGACGAGGACGCACCGCTCGGTCCGACCTGGGACGGCGACGTGCCCTCGCTCGGCCTGTGGGCACCGACGGCCAAGTCGGTGCGGGTCCACCTGTTCGACGAGCTGTCCAGCGGTGAGGCGCGCGAGGTCGTGCCGATGACCCGCCAGGGTGGCGTGTGGTCGGTGACGGGCGACCCGTCCTGGGACCGCGACGCCTACCTGTTCGAGGTCGAGGTGTACGTGCCCACCGAGGGCGAGGTGGTGACCAACCTCGTGACCGACCCCTACTCGCTGTCGCTGGCGGCCGACTCGGTCCGCTCGCAGCTGGTGCGGCTCGCGGACGCCGACCTGGCTCCCACCGGGTGGTCCGACCTGGTCAAGCCCGCGTTCCGAGGACAGCGTGACCTGACGGTCTACGAGTTGCACGTCCGGGACTTCTCGGCCAGCGACCCGACCGTTCCCGAGGAGGTGCGGGGTACCTACGAGGCGTTCACGCTCCCGGGCACCGCGGGGACCGACCACCTGCGGGCCTTGGCGGACGCTGGCCTGTCGCACGTCCACCTG
Protein-coding regions in this window:
- the ettA gene encoding energy-dependent translational throttle protein EttA, translating into MKGLTKTVPGGKTVLENIWLSFLPGVKIGVIGPNGSGKSSLMKIMAGVDTQFEGEAWPAKGLSVGYLPQEPELDESKNVRDNVLSGMGETAGLVGRFNELTAKLSEPLDDDEMQKVYDEMGEVQDAIDAADAWDLDRTIEIAMDALRVPDVEDVSVLSGGEKRRVALCKLLLSKPDILLLDEPTNHLDAETVAWLQRHLADYAGMVVAITHDRYFLDEVAEWILELDRGKGFPFEGNYSGWLEQKRERLRQEEREESAHQRQLAEEAEWVKASPQGRRTKAKARVQAYESMLNQDRPKQITKPIIMIPEGPRLGDVVVDAKGVMKGFGDKLLYEDLTFTLPPGGIVGIIGPNGAGKTTLFRMIVGEESPDEGELRVGETVQLSYVDQSRQELDPAKSVFEEITGGGDWVKLGRTEMASRAYVAAFGFKGGEQQKKLGTCSGGERNRVHLAKLLQNEANLLLLDEPTNDLDVDTLRSLEEALLEFPGCAVITSHDRWFLDKVATHILAFEGDSEVTWFPGGYSEYEEDLRKRKGEDALQPHRIKYKPLTRRTS
- a CDS encoding S-layer homology domain-containing protein; translated protein: MNRQRLIRRPLAGLLALTALSALGAPITAASAATTATSVTVTDPVGDAEARSGAPLPAPGAADLVAAGVTHGTNHVTFVARVAGGPHPLEDGVRDQELSMINWAVDTGGDATAEFWASVQVLDGAYVGEVWHSQADQATCSGTVAYHAATFTTSLKVPRTCLDSPAEIRVYAYSRYMVSAPDTAYHDWAPDQGGGTPVLSDPAARTRIATSLSSAVSASSVPAFSKVTVSGKLTRTDGGAAVTGQKVTLQRRPTGGSFATIATTTTDSKGNVSFTIAPTASASYRLVHSYAGRTGPGFDSATSPTRTIDVTAATDDNPACAAVPAVTFPDVAGPPHGDAIGCVAGYGIAKGQTDGTYQPDADVRRDQMTSFLARTLRASGVELPANPKDRFSDDNGSTHELAINQLAELGIVQGRGGDRFSPANPVTREQMASFLIRTLEVILEQDLAPTGPSPFTDTAGSAHADNIDVAAQLDIAKGRTATTYEPTQTVRRDQMASFIARSLRVLHAEGVKLTPVS